A genomic window from Ananas comosus cultivar F153 linkage group 22, ASM154086v1, whole genome shotgun sequence includes:
- the LOC109727419 gene encoding putative nitric oxide synthase isoform X1: protein MAMAPNAASLLLSLSPQNPNPLLPFPKTLNPRNPSRLSLLRASRSPPPSSSAAAAAAPAADPDGAGAAAPTRGEIFLEHHHSAAAAAIVLKENKKQEGATEKTTRKKKKKKPQQLPSNVASCYGCGAPLQTRETDAPGFVDPETYELKKRHRQLRTVLCGRCRLLSHGHMVTAVGGHGGYPGGKQFVSAEELREKLSHLRHEKVLIIKLVDIVDFNGSFLARIRDLAGANPIILVVTKVDLLPRDTDLNCVGDWIVEAIIKKKLNVLSVHLTSSKSLVGIAGVIAEIQKEKKGRDVYILGSANVGKSAFINALLRMMAEKDPVAAAAQKYKPMQSAVPGTTLGPIQIEAFQGGGKLYDTPGVHLHHRQAAVVHSDDLPSLAPQSRLRGQPFPASLVKAPKDDANAVGLNGFSLFWGGLVRIDVIKVLPQTRLTFYGPKRLQINMVPTIEADEFYQKELGVTLTPPSGKDKAEAWPGLQNVRDLEIKFEDKKRPACDIAVSGLGWIAVDPFCAPPVENAETYNSEGEEHGELRLAVHVLKPVEVFVRPPLPVGKAASEWYQYQDLSEKEEELRPKWYY from the exons ATGGCAATGGCGCCCAACGCCGCGTcgctcctcctctccctctcccctcaaaaccctaatcccctcctccccttccccaaaaccctaaaccctcgcAACCCCTCCcgcctctccctcctccgcgCCTCCCGCTCCCCTccaccctcctcctccgccgccgccgccgccgccccggcgGCGGACCCCGACGGCGCCGGGGCCGCCGCGCCGACCCGCGGCGAGATCTTCCTCGAGCACCAccactccgccgccgccgccgccatcgtccTCAAGGAGAACAAGAAGCAGGAGGGGGCGACGGAGAAGacgacgaggaagaagaagaagaagaagccgcAGCAGCTCCCCTCCAACGTCGCCTCCTGCTACGGCTGCGGAGCCCCGCTCCAGACGCGTGAAACGGACGCCCCAGGGTTCGTCGATCCGGAGACCTACGAATTG AAGAAGAGGCACCGCCAATTGAGGACTGTTCTTTGTGGGAGATGTCGGCTATTGTCACATGGGCACATGGTAACTGCCGTTGGTGGACATGGTGGCTATCCTGGTGGAAAACAATTTGTTTCAGCAGAAGAGCTACGAGAAAAGCTGTCTCACCTCCGGCATGAGAAAGTGCTAATAATCAAACTG GTTGACATTGTTGACTTCAATGGCAGTTTTTTGGCACGTATACGTGATCTTGCTGGTGCCAACCCTATTATACTGGTAGTCACGAAG GTTGATCTCCTTCCAAGAGATACTGATTTAAATTGTGTTGGTGACTGGATTGTTGAGGCCATCATCAAGAAGAAGCTTAA TGTCCTTAGTGTCCATTTGACAAGCTCAAAATCCTTGGTTGGCATTGCTGGAGTCATAGCAGAGAttcaaaaggagaaaaag GGCCGAGATGTCTACATCCTG GGGTCAGCAAATGTTGGAAAATCTGCATTCATCAATGCTTTACTCA GGATGATGGCTGAAAAGGATCCAGTGGCTGCTGCAGCTCAAAAATATAAGCCAATGCAATCAGCTGTTCCTGGAACGACACTAGGACCTATTCAAATTGAGGCATTTCAAGGAGGGGGG AAATTATATGACACACCTGGAGTGCATCTTCATCATAGGCAAGCAGCAGTTGTTCATTCTGATGATCTGCCGTCTCTTGCACCTCAGAGTAGATTGAGGGGCCAACCTTTCCCT GCTTCGCTAGTTAAAGCGCCAAAGGATGATGCAAATGCTGTTGGATTGAATGGTTTTTCATTATTCTGGGGTGGGCTCGTTCGCATTGATGTCATTAAG GTTCTTCCACAAACACGGCTAACTTTCTATGGACCCAAAAGATTACAAATTAATATGGTGCCAACCATTGAAGCAGATGAGTTTTACCAG AAAGAACTTGGAGTTACATTGACACCTCCAAGTGGAAAAGACAAAGCTGAAGCCTGGCCAGGTCTCCAAAATGTGCGCGACTTGGAGATAAAATTTGAAGACAAGAAGAG GCCTGCTTGCGATATTGCAGTCTCTGGTCTCGGGTGGATCGCTGTGGACCCATTCTGTGCACCGCCAGTCGAGAACGCCGAAACATATAATTCCGAAGGAGAAGAACATGGTGAACTCCGTTTAGCAGTTCATGTGCTGAAGCCAGTGGAGGTCTTCGTCCGGCCTCCCTTGCCCGTAGGTAAGGCTGCTTCGGAGTGGTATCAGTATCAGGACTTGtcagagaaggaagaagagttGAGACCTAAATGGTactactga
- the LOC109727419 gene encoding putative nitric oxide synthase isoform X2, whose protein sequence is MAMAPNAASLLLSLSPQNPNPLLPFPKTLNPRNPSRLSLLRASRSPPPSSSAAAAAAPAADPDGAGAAAPTRGEIFLEHHHSAAAAAIVLKENKKQEGATEKTTRKKKKKKPQQLPSNVASCYGCGAPLQTRETDAPGFVDPETYELKKRHRQLRTVLCGRCRLLSHGHMVTAVGGHGGYPGGKQFVSAEELREKLSHLRHEKVLIIKLVDIVDFNGSFLARIRDLAGANPIILVVTKVDLLPRDTDLNCVGDWIVEAIIKKKLNVLSVHLTSSKSLVGIAGVIAEIQKEKKGRDVYILGSANVGKSAFINALLRMMAEKDPVAAAAQKYKPMQSAVPGTTLGPIQIEAFQGGGKLYDTPGVHLHHRQAAVVHSDDLPSLAPQSRLRGQPFPASLVKAPKDDANAVGLNGFSLFWGGLVRIDVIKVLPQTRLTFYGPKRLQINMVPTIEADEFYQTTLLEPEISGRKIEGNNEEK, encoded by the exons ATGGCAATGGCGCCCAACGCCGCGTcgctcctcctctccctctcccctcaaaaccctaatcccctcctccccttccccaaaaccctaaaccctcgcAACCCCTCCcgcctctccctcctccgcgCCTCCCGCTCCCCTccaccctcctcctccgccgccgccgccgccgccccggcgGCGGACCCCGACGGCGCCGGGGCCGCCGCGCCGACCCGCGGCGAGATCTTCCTCGAGCACCAccactccgccgccgccgccgccatcgtccTCAAGGAGAACAAGAAGCAGGAGGGGGCGACGGAGAAGacgacgaggaagaagaagaagaagaagccgcAGCAGCTCCCCTCCAACGTCGCCTCCTGCTACGGCTGCGGAGCCCCGCTCCAGACGCGTGAAACGGACGCCCCAGGGTTCGTCGATCCGGAGACCTACGAATTG AAGAAGAGGCACCGCCAATTGAGGACTGTTCTTTGTGGGAGATGTCGGCTATTGTCACATGGGCACATGGTAACTGCCGTTGGTGGACATGGTGGCTATCCTGGTGGAAAACAATTTGTTTCAGCAGAAGAGCTACGAGAAAAGCTGTCTCACCTCCGGCATGAGAAAGTGCTAATAATCAAACTG GTTGACATTGTTGACTTCAATGGCAGTTTTTTGGCACGTATACGTGATCTTGCTGGTGCCAACCCTATTATACTGGTAGTCACGAAG GTTGATCTCCTTCCAAGAGATACTGATTTAAATTGTGTTGGTGACTGGATTGTTGAGGCCATCATCAAGAAGAAGCTTAA TGTCCTTAGTGTCCATTTGACAAGCTCAAAATCCTTGGTTGGCATTGCTGGAGTCATAGCAGAGAttcaaaaggagaaaaag GGCCGAGATGTCTACATCCTG GGGTCAGCAAATGTTGGAAAATCTGCATTCATCAATGCTTTACTCA GGATGATGGCTGAAAAGGATCCAGTGGCTGCTGCAGCTCAAAAATATAAGCCAATGCAATCAGCTGTTCCTGGAACGACACTAGGACCTATTCAAATTGAGGCATTTCAAGGAGGGGGG AAATTATATGACACACCTGGAGTGCATCTTCATCATAGGCAAGCAGCAGTTGTTCATTCTGATGATCTGCCGTCTCTTGCACCTCAGAGTAGATTGAGGGGCCAACCTTTCCCT GCTTCGCTAGTTAAAGCGCCAAAGGATGATGCAAATGCTGTTGGATTGAATGGTTTTTCATTATTCTGGGGTGGGCTCGTTCGCATTGATGTCATTAAG GTTCTTCCACAAACACGGCTAACTTTCTATGGACCCAAAAGATTACAAATTAATATGGTGCCAACCATTGAAGCAGATGAGTTTTACCAG ACAACACTGCTGGAGCCGGAAATTTCTGGCAGGAAAATTGAAGGGAATAATGAGGAAAAATAA
- the LOC109727708 gene encoding uncharacterized protein LOC109727708 produces the protein MVTDLAGSGDASHSPPPAAAAPPLSPAAIAADVSPWIERAAARALDLKETLDAAVGSAVGAAATAASTAASFSAHYVEESKEIMESVKAMYEFHEEMAFAKIKEGVLLAASNPGLSSGIAAGLGLIFFRRPRNFLIQNARRLFVSEEVLLSSAKTKVNGLRQSVNLVTNERIKLMERASNAEKEFQKGRTDLMMEGRAIERELRYVRNIEKQAMGLKVALNELPRTQASPLRARASELVSQVKKEKAALNGALTKIINYGIPV, from the exons ATGGTCACCGATCTCGCCGGCTCCGGCGACGCCTCCCACTCTCCgcccccggcggcggcggcgccgcc TCTCTCCCCGGCGGCGATCGCCGCCGACGTGAGCCCGTGGATCGAGCGCGCCGCCGCGCGCGCCCTCGATCTCAAGGAAACCCTAGACGCCGCCGTGGGCTCCGCCGTGGgggccgccgccaccgccgcctccaccgccgcGTCGTTCTCTGCCCACTACGTCGAAGAGTCCAAG GAGATCATGGAGTCCGTTAAGGCCATGTATGAGTTTCATGAAGAAATGGCTTTTGCGAAGATCAAAG AGGGTGTCCTCCTTGCGGCGTCAAATCCGGGCCTCTCTTCTGGGATAGCTGCTGGATTGGGGCTCATCTTCTTCAGAA GACCAAGGAACTTTCTTATTCAAAATGCAAGGCGGCTCTTTGTGAGTGAAGAG gtCCTGCTCTCTAGTGCTAAAACCAAGGTGAATGGGTTGCGACAGTCTGTCAATCTTGTGACTAATGAAAGAATAAAGTTGATG GAGAGGGCATCAAATGCAGAGAAGGAATTTCAAAAAGGACGAACGGATCTTAT GATGGAAGGTCGTGCTATCGAAAGGGAATTGCGTTATGTaagaaatattgaaaaacaaGCAATGG GCCTGAAGGTTGCTCTTAATGAACTCCCAAGAACACAAGCATCTCCACTTCGAGCACGG GCTTCTGAGCTGGTTTCTCAGGTCAAGAAAGAGAAAGCAGCTCTCAACGGTGCCCTCACGAAGATTATTAATTACGGAATTCCTGTCTGA
- the LOC109726971 gene encoding RNA-binding protein 48, which yields MPRDRDEPAAVRVYTVCDESKYLIVRNVPSLGCGDDLMKLFGSYGTVEECKPMDAEECEPYTDVFFIKFSQVSNARFAKRKLDESVFLGNRLQVSYAPQFESLSDTKEKLEVRRKEVLGRIKSAFGSTSQASSDGGSEFQKSSKKREYGMVNRTSHAEHFPLNHVSSNKDYFPSPSMNETVRLVRAKLDKIQSTAEKSQAPVAFKKARVDNRRRI from the exons ATGCCGCGAGATCGCGACGAACCCGCCGCGGTTCGCGTCTACACGGTGTGCGACGAATCCAA GTATTTGATTGTGAGAAACGTGCCCTCTTTAGGATGCGGCGACGATCTCATGAAGTTGTTCGGATCGTATGGGACGGTAGAAGA ATGCAAACCCATGGATGCTGAGGAATGTGAACCATACACAGATGTTTTCTTTATCAAATTCTCACAGGTCAGCAATGCAAG GTTTGCAAAGCGGAAATTGGATGAGTCTGTATTTTTGGGTAACCGACTACAGGTGTCATATGCGCCTCAATTTGAGAGTCTCTCGGATACAAAGGAGAAACTTGAGGTCAGGAGAAAGGAAGTTTTAGGCCGAATTAAAT CTGCATTTGGGTCAACATCTCAGGCTTCATCAGATGGTGGTTCAGAGTTTCAAAAAAGCTCTAAAAAAAG GGAATATGGAATGGTGAATCGAACTTCTCATGCTGAACATTTTCCTCTCAATCATGTGTCCTCCAACAAG GATTATTTTCCATCGCCGTCGATGAACGAGACTGTAAGATTAGTTAGGGCAAAGCTTGATAAG ATTCAATCTACTGCTGAGAAATCACAAGCTCCAGTGGCCTTTAAGAAAGCGCGGGTGGACAACCGAAGAAGAATTTGA